The following is a genomic window from Neofelis nebulosa isolate mNeoNeb1 chromosome 12, mNeoNeb1.pri, whole genome shotgun sequence.
CCTATGACAGTGAGGATATGGGGGATGGGAGAAACCAATTTAATCAGGAGCAAGGTCTTAGCAGAGCTGCACCCCAAGCCCTGAATGTCCACGACCCTGTGGCTGGGTGGGCCTGGCTTCcgcgggggaaaaaaaaagccaaccagGCTCCCTGACCTTCTGCTGTCTTCTTGGTAAGCCTCATGATCCCTCTGCACCTCAGTGCCTTCATCTGTCAAGTGGGGTGGAGTGAAGTCTTTCCCTGCCAGGGCTGCTATGAGGATGGGTGCAGCACACCCCTGAGCGTAAGCCACTGGTCCTCAGGAAGGGCTCAGGCGCGGCCCGTAGCAGCTCTGAGATCCCACAGACTCCCGATACTCACCATCTGTGTTGCCCTAGGCAGGTGACTCAACTTCCCTGAGCTTCGGTTTACCCCTCTGTGAAACAGGGCCAGTTAGTTACAGTGCCAACTCGTGGGGTGCTTACAAGGGCCTGCCCCAGAAGAGCGTCTAGGAGGATAAGCTGACctgtttctcccctcccctcccctgcagggtCTCCTCTGGGGTCTATGAGCCTGTCGTAATCGAAAGCCATTGAGGAGCGGGTGTCCAGCCTGGAGAAGGGCCCTGCCTTCGCGGGCATCCAGGCCCGCAGCATTCCACGAGGGACCTTCCGCTTCGGATCACCTTCCGCACCACATCTCATCTGTGCCTCCTCCGTGCACTCCAGTCCCGCTCCTGCCCCAAAGCATCATTCCACTGTCCTCCCATCCATGCCGGGACCCTCCTGGCCTGCCAGGCCCCGGGCACCACTGTGAATATTCTCCTCTGAACCACTAGGGGGGCAGGCCATGCAGGCCCACGAAGCAGGTGGACAAGACCAAGATGGCCGGGACTGCCCCGCTGGAGACCAATTGGGCCCCTCAGTGGGGACATGCAGTGGCATCTCCGCGCGGGGATGCCTGTGGCTGAAGGGCCTCTTGCCCCGTGTCCCTGCTCACCCCGGGAGCATTGGCTCAGCCGTGCCCTGGCAGGGCCTTGCTCCACCACCCCCTTGCCCTTGGGAGGGCCGGTCCACCCCCAGAATCCCGCCACCATGGCTCCCTGACTGCTTAGTGCTTCAGCTGTCCCTTCCCTGTGTCCTGGGGGACCCGCTGGCGGCCTTCTCCTGGGAACCAAGACCACCCACGCTCCACATTGAGACCCCCTTCCCCCAACGAATGTTCTCCTGCTGCCCCGGCAGCCTGCACTTTGCACATGCTCGTCTCCAGCACAGCCCCCCTGGCCCTTGCCTGCCTTTCCCTTGAGCCCTTCGCAAGGATTCCCTGGCACTGCCTGCTGTGCAGCCAGCGCCTGCCTCTAGCGGTCCGGCTGGAACGTGGCACCGCCTCTCCCCCTGCTTAGCTCCAGCTCAGGCCTGAGCCCATGTCGAGAAAGGTCTGAGCATCGATGGTGGCTCACCTCTGCTCGGGGCTGGATCCTGAGCAGCTGGTTTCCTGTAGGAAGCCAGGGAAGGTGCCTCCCAAACCCTTAGAGGTTGAGAGtctggctgggctgggcttggCAAGCAaagccccctctccctccccgcaGGGTCAGCTAGCCCAGGCTGGGGCCGATGCTGAGAGGCAGGTAGGCTGTGACCGGACTGGCCCGGAGCTGGCTTCCTGGCCAGAAAAGCCTCAGCCCTCCTCTGGAAGCATCCCTCTCTCTGGGCGAAGGCGAGGTGGGGAGCAGtctggccctgcccccacccctcgcTAAAGCCTCTGCTgtctgcaccccacccctcctGTCTTCCTTACTTGCTTGAAAATGGGTTCTGGCTGCCAGCCAGTCCCTGGACAGACTTCCCTGCCACCCTGaaatttcacttattttgtgTGAACCCAGCAGGCTGGTGTTTACGTACTCctataccttttttctttttaacatttcatttcctcttttctttctttttctttctctttctctttccttttttttttttttttttttttttttttttttgagttcacAGTTTGGTATTTTCTCCTCCCCCCGGTGAGGGGAGGTGGTTCTGTTCTCTGCCCTACCTGCTGGCTGGGTCCCAGCAGGACTAGGGATctagatggggggagggggggcaggatACTGGTTCTCTCCCTGGTGGGGTGCAGGTGCCGGTGGGGTGTCCTCCCCAGGCTGGGAGGGCTCCTTGCCCTTATGCTCCAGCTGGCAAGAATTGGAGCCTTTGTCTTGGAACCTCCTGGCCTTGGGAGGGGAGCATTTCTAGGATTCGCTGTCATTGTTTTTAATCCCCTAACTCATAGAAACTGAATGTGAGGAGGCTCTTGCTAAGACAGGACAGAGTACTTGCTGTGGCTGGAGAGGGCTCTGGTTAGCCCTGCGGGTCCCTTCCTGCCCCGCAGGCACCTGGCGCTTTACAAGGAAGCTGGCTGTGCAGTCTCCAGGTGAAGTGACCCCCAGAAAACGGGAgagccctctccttcccttctgtgtCTGCGTGACCTCTGCCCAATGGGGAAGCGCATTCAGGGTGTATTTGGGGTCTGGCTCAAAGTTCCGGGCTTCAGGCATAAAACAGCCAGTTCTGGTGCTGTTGGGACTCCCCCaaaccccagccccacccaagTCGAGGTCTGGGCTTGACAGACACCCCAGAAGCAGACAGAGCCTGCCACATTCTTCCATGCCAGTCTCTGGGCCAGGGTAATTAATTGGACTGAGAATTCGGCCACATCCAAATTAACACTAGCTGGAGCCAGAGGCCTGGAGCCCTTTCTTCAATCTCTGGTCTTCTCAAGCTCGGTGAATTCCCGTCAGGCACCCACAGCTCCTGGACGTAAAATGCTATATATAGAGAAAGActatattaaagatatttttggaaAGGAATCAGTCTATGCAATGCCAGTTTGGAATCTTCTTGAAAGACAGTTTAACGTTTTTACTAggagatttaaagaaaataaaagtctacaatatttttaggttattttttttgtGGTCACCCCAAACTGACCACATGGTGTGGTCTGCTGGGATGGAGATCTtctgtgttctcctctctctTAGAGGGTTGAGCTGGgaaatgggggggtgggagggggtatctttttttttcttttggtctttttttttttttttttcttaatccccTCCTTTCTAACAGAATGTTGCCGCCACCACCGCCCCTTATTCAGAAGGCTGTGTTTGTATCTCTGTCTCCCGGCTTCTGTTGTAGAAAATCACATTGTAAGGGGAAATCAGCCTAGTGTCAGTGTCttggttgggggaaaaaaaattaaatgtcgcaatttttgtttgttatggcatgttgggttttgtttgtttcaccaCGTGGTCAGCATCAGAAGAAAGCCAGATGTGCAGGTGGACATCCGGGAATGGGGGAAGGTGTAGGTGGCCTCGGTTCTCCCTGTCCTGGCTGCCATCAAAATTATTACCACCTTTATTACTCCAGATTCctggggaggaaactgaggcccaggaaggcagTTTCTTGCCAGTCTCACACCTACTAAGTGGCAGCTCTGATCTCAGGGCACAAGTTCTAACCACTGGACTTCCCCAGCAGTCAGCCTGAGGGACAAATaactgtctgtgcctcagtttcctcagctgtaaatgGGCTGGCGGATGAAAATGGGTGTACAGCCTGACACGGGAGGTACTGAGTTTGTTCCCAACTCCTCTCGAGCCCCAGGCCACAACTGTCTCCAGGCCCAGGCCCCTCACTTCCTGTCCCCCACACTCAAGTTACACAGGAGCCAGCAGCTTGGCCAAGCTCTGAGAAGGGCAAGGCACCCTGGCCTTTAATTAGCTCAGAAGTGGCAGGAAGCCTCCGCGGCCGTGGACAGGCCAGAAGGGACCAGACCACCAGGCCTCCTCCCCGCTGCAGCATGACCTCGTCTGCACCCCTTCTCTGGGCTGACACCCACTCATGGCCCCTTTAAACCCTGGAGGCTGATTTTGAGTCTCTTCGTCTGTTCTGCACGGCACACCTGGGGAGGGAAGAGTCGGCCCCTGGCTGAGGCCAAAGTCTGTCCTGAGATGGAGAGGGAAGTCCCTGGGCTGTAGGCCAAGAAGAGTTGCTCCTATCATCTTTGAAGGGTGCAGCCCCCACAGGGACCGGCTCAGGTGACCCAAGGAGTCACGCTGCCAGCAGGAGCAAATCACGCCAGGTTCAGACACATCTCTACAAGTCTGTCTGCCCATCCTCCCGCCCCTCGTTCCGGGCactagggatacagcagtgaccACAGACCCCATCCCCAGGGAGCCCACAGGCCAGTTCAACAAGTACATGAGCGAATGAAAACTCAGTGACAAGCGTTAGCTCAGAGACACACCGGGGGCTgtggagcacaggggagggaACCCCTGCCCGGCTATCAAGGGGCTTCCCTAGGACGTGTGGCATCCCACTGAGACCCGATGGGTGAGGAGCAGGTAGCCAGCCCCTCGAGCTGTGGCAAGACAGTGTTCCAGACTGGGGAAGGACCTGCGTGGGGGCTCAGCCCAAGACCTGTCTGTGCTTGCTGCTGCCTGGGCTGCAGGGACACGCAGGGCCCAACAGGCAAATGGTGAGGAAACGGAGGATCACCCTGACCTCATCCCCCGCAGTGAAGAGAAGACACCAGAAAGGGTCTCCTGGGAAGCCAGGCGACGGGAAGGGGGCACTCCCCTCACAGCCAATGAGAATCCTCCTCATCCCTGGGGACGCGGGCttacccaccctccctcctcctcccaccccaggtgGGGCAATGAACACCCTCTGCACCCCTGTCGACAATTAGGGCCTCGGGACTAGGAAATGGGTGCCGGTCTCGGCCTCACCACTGATTCGAATTGTGATCTGCAAGtcttctgagcctcattttccccatctgcaaaatgggacttCTGACCTCCCACGCCATCCCCGCTCTGGGTTTGGGATCCTGGGATATTTAGAGATGGAGTTTTTCTTCTGGGGCGTGTTGGACAGGACGGATGGGATGAGTGCCAGCCAGTCTGGATCCTCCCACTCGTTTCCATTCACTAGAAAGCGTCTGGGAACAGCGTGTCCCACAATGCCCTTGGAAACTACATTTCCCGACATGCGAAGGTGGGGCGCGGCACCCTCCTGTCTTGGGATACGTAGTCCCGGGCCCGCTTGAAGACTACGACTCCCAGCGTGCCCCGCGGCCCAAGGCCAGAAGGGCCCGGACCCGGAGCGCGCTGTGGCTTGCGGCTCCGGGGAGGGATCGCCGGCGAGATGGTGAGCACCGGACCGAGTGCGGGGGGCGGGAggcggctgggggtggggtctggCGCGGAGCGGGGGCTTGGGCACTCGGAGCCGGGATGGCTCGCTCTCCCGCCGGCCCAGTGAAGGAGTGAAAATCCCGCGGCCCGGCAGTCGCCCAGCCCGCAAAGCGATACTCGTCAGGCCTGTCTGCGGCTGTTGAGTGAATGGGAAGCTTGGCGTAAGCAGGCTGCGACGCCACCCCGCCAGTAGTGCACCTAAAGGGGGAGTTACTTCGTCAGTTGAGCCCTCCTTTTCTCCAGGCCACGGGGACAGACCAGGTGGTGGGACTCGGCCTCGTCGCCATTAGCCTGATCATCTTCACCTACTACACCGCCTGGGTGATTCTCTTGGTATGTGTGCTGCCCCCGCCCTCCGTCTTACCTTCCACCCCCGGATCTTGAAGCCGACCCCTAGCACCCATTTAAGCTGCTGTGTGCCGGGCACGGTGCTAGGCGCTTTACCTGCTTCGTCTGGTGAAATCTCCAGAACAGCGCTATGAGGACGATGCTAGAGGTGTCCCAGTGTATAGTTGAGGGAGCTGAGGCTCGGCGAGAACCGCTACCCTTAAGGCCCTTAACCACTACACTGTACGGCCCTGTTACTGATTTGCTTTTGCCTTTGATTGGAGTTCTAGTCCTTCCGGTTATCTTGCTCGCCCCTGGGCATGATGAATGCCAGCGGATTTTGTGAGGgcctttaggtttttgtttttgtttctttttcttgttggaAAATTGGTTGGTTACTGCTTAAGAGGCGCAGTGTGGTTGGAAGGCAAAATCTTGCAGAACTTTGGAGGGAAATGTTAGTAAAGaaaacctggagcccgcttgagaACTCCTCACGTGCCTTTGCCCGTGTTGGGCCGTGAGTGGCTTAGGGCAAGTCCCTCCTCTTCTGTTCATTGCCGGGTCCCCAGCACCAACTTAGGGCAGGCACCAGGCAAGTGCCCACGGAACAACTGTTCAGTAAGTGAATGAAGGAAACAAACCCGAACTCCCCAAATACCGTCATCTTAAAGCAAAGCAGGTGCTATACCAGTGCACTGACTGGGGTCAGCCCCGGAgatggagggggtggtggtgtttGGGCTTGAAGGCCTGGGCAAGACAAGGAATGCTCACCAGAGCTCTGCCCTCGATACCAGCCGTTCATTGACAGCCAACATGTCGTCCACAAGTACTTCCTGCCCCGGGCCTACGCTGTCGCCATCCCACTGGCCGCCGGCCTCCTGCTGCTCCTGTTTGTGGGTAAGTTATCACTCCCTCAACGCTGAGCAGGGCGTCTGCTGGGAGTTCCCACAACCCTCTCCCATCCCTGAACATGCTTCCCCATTTTGCCAGTTGCTGTCCACCTGCTTGAGGCTCCTTgctgcgcccccctcccccagttatcCCCTGGGATTTTCCTGTTCATCCTTCAAGACTGTCAGTCAGTAGCCCCTCTGGCCTTCCCTATGCCTCAGGCTCATTGGTCTCAAATGGGATGGCCCCAGTGGGGTGTCTCCCTTTCCCACCCCCgctccctccaccaccaccatcatcactctGTGCACACCTCGATCGCCTCTTACCCCTTCGTCACCCACTGGCTCATGattcctgcccctctctgtctccccccggGGTTTAGTGTGTGTCTTCAACATCATTATTATGTTGAAGCTCCTGGAACAGCTCCTGGAACAGGCTGTGGCCCTGAGCTGGTGCTCAAGAAAGCAGTTTGCATGAGTCACCTGGATGACTGgatggtggggtgggaggtggatgTGGGTTAGGCAGGTGTGTGGGCGGACAGGTGGTTGATTGGGTGAGTAGACGGATCATTGGGTGGGTTTGTTCCCTGCAGAATCAAAAACACTAAACATGGCAAATTGCCCGGGGTAGGTGCTCTGGTGGTGTTTGTTGAACACATGTGGGTAGACGTGTGGCTTGCTGAAGGACCAGGGAGGTGATCCTGGCCTGGCGGGTGCTTGGCCCCGCGTGCGGGTCACTTCCACCATGCTGGGCCCTGCTCTGGCCTCCCAGCAGCCCCGAGCCCAGATCTCACGCGGCCTTTCTGGTCTGTGTATTCCAGGAGTGTTCATCACCTACGTGATGCTGAAGAACCAGAAAGTGACCAAAAAGGCTCAGTGAAGGCCCAGTGGGGCTGAGGCTGCcggcccttcctctgcctcccctccaaaGGTGGGGGCACATGGGACGCATCCAGGCaccgcggccccccccccccctcaagcCTGGCTGCCCTGAACACATCCCGGTGGGATGGAGTTGTTTAGAACTGACCACACaggcctgctcctcccctgctcaaccTTCCGGAAGCCAGGAGGGAGGATTACTTGGAACCTCCCTCTCATCCCTTTCTGGCTCAGGACCTGAAAGATGCTGGTTGTCCCCACCTCACCTTCGGGCTCCCCGTCACCTTTTCCTCAGGGTCCCACCCTCTTGTGTCACTGTCCCTCTTGTCACCTGCTGATGTTGGACTTGGCAGGTTCTGAGGCGTCATGTGACCTTTCCCCACACGTCCTGCTCCTCATCAGAGGCAGCTTTCCCAGGTCTGACACAGCCCCAGGCCCCATGAGGACTTCTGGACCTGGAAAGCCTAAGGGGAGGACTGACAGGCCCTAGGGTTACCACCAGGCCTCAGGGCACATTAGGGTGGCCACAGGGGGCCCCCAGACCAACTGCTCCTCACAGAGGCCCAGTCCCCCAGCCCTGGCGCTAGCCTACTGGGGAGAGCTGAACAATAAACACTGAtgatgtgtctgtctctgtgctatCCCTGACCAGGGAAGCCGGGCTGCTCAGGAACTGGAGAGGGGCTGGTCTCAGGTCGGGAGACCCTGGTTTGTGCAATGAGGGTGCCTCAGGCGCCTCCCAGACTGTCCCTGTGCTGGACACAGGATCAAGTGGGGACTGAAACAGATGTGGATCCAGACAGGTGCAGCCCACAGATGGGAGCTCGGTGGGGGCATGGCAATGTGCCAGATGCCAACCACATCAGCCTGTACTGAGCCTCCCCTGTGCCAGCCCAGCTAGCGCGCACTCGTGTTTTAGGGACCCTCAGGCCAGTCCCCTAAAAGGCCAAGTCCATTGTCCGTCTCTTATACCCAGCAGCCCAACCTAGCATGGCTCTGGGCAGTGAGAGCTGGAGGAACCAGAGCAGGGCTGGCTGTGGTCAGGTTGACTGATCTGGCGCAGGCCCAGCCCTGTCTCCGGGTAATCAACCCCGCCCCCCGCGCAGCCAAGGCTCCGGTCCACAGTTCCTAGTTTAAGGCTCTGTCACGCCTTGGATGTTCACTCTAGTCAGCAGAGGCGGCTCCCTCATCTGAGAACAGAGGCCGACTGCGGGCacacctccccttccctcccctggccCATCTTCCCCCCTGTCCTCCAGTCCAGGCAGAGCTACGACCTGGGCTTCGGGTTCTGTCCTCTCCCCCTGCTGTGACAGGAGTATCGTGTCTCTGATGGTCCCCCTCTCATTGGAACAACCACTGCCTCCCACTGGGGTCCTCCCTCGGTTTCATGAGCATCCCCAGGCCTCCATATAAAGGACTGTCCATCAACCGAGTAATTTCCTCCGGGTCTCTCCCCTTCGTAGCCAAATTCCGAAAAGGGGGTCCACGTCCGCTGCCTGGATTTCCTCATCTTCGCTGTGCTCGGCATCCTTCCTGGAGGGCTAGATCCACTCCGACCACCAGTGAGCCCATGTTAGTCTGTGACATCCCCCTGGACGCACCCTCAGATGCTCTCAGTGTCTGTGATGACCCATTCTCATACTCCTGCCTCGTGCTCCACTTCTGCCATGAGACAACGTTGGGCTCTTTGGGACTCGGTCACGAGCCTTCTCCCCACAGATCCTGGGTGGCCTTGTCCTCATCCCGGCTCGCCTCCCAAGCCCCCGTGTATTGCATGTGCACCAGCTAACTGCCACTGGATGTCGTAGTGGCACCTCAGATGAAGCCTGTCATGATCTGAGCTCTCAGACGCCCCCTCAGCAATCTGGACCTCCCCTCGTGCCTCGCCCCCTTCCGTGACCGGCATCATCCTGTGACCCTAACCCCAGCCAGAAGCCTGGCAGACATCACTGCCCTTCCTTCTTCAAGCCCCCATCCGCATGACCTCACATCTTGGCaattctccccttctctccctcccccaccccagtcaccTTCCTGATGCAAAGACACCATCCTCTACCATAAGTCACCAAAAGATTCCTCactcccgccccccgcccacccaCTCTGGCTCCCTCCAATGTGACTATGCATGACAACCATGGCCTTTCTAGAACATCTGAGCGTCTTTCTCATACACATTTAGAATGCTTGTCTGGGTTCTCCACTCCCCTCCCTAAGATGGCCTAAGAGAGCCTGCATGGTCGCTTGTTCGATTCCTTCTCATTCCAGCTACCCTGGCTGGAATTCACTGAGGCCCTTTGCACATCCTACTCACATTGGTTCAACACATGATTGTGAAACACTGGTTTGTGCCAGGCACCAAGCCAAGAAACGGACCCAGCCTGGTTCCTGCCCTCCTGGTGGTCCCATTCTGGGGATGGTGAGGGGgagatattaagaaataaatgaacaagacaATTTCCTACAGTGTTGAGTGTGATGAAGAACATTAAAACTAGGTGATGTGAAAAGCATGAGAGCTGGGGACACTTTGAGTCAGTCAAGGTCACAAGAAAGAATAGGGCAAATGAGAGCCTAGGGGAAAGGATTTCAAGCAATGGGAACAGCACCTGCAAAAGCCCCAGGTGTGGAAGAATTTTATTCCTAAGgaccagcggggggggggggggggggggggcgtgtggcTGTGTGGTGGGTGTAGGGAGAGTGGTTTGAGATGGGCCTGGGGCCGTGGCCGGGGCGAGGGGTGTGGATTTTGTTCCAGTGCAGGGGAAGCCACTGGAGGTTTTAAGCATGAGAGTGACATCATCCgatttatgcttttaaaagatCACGCTGGCAGCTGTGTTCCTCCCTCTCACCACTGAATCTCCAGGGCCTAGCACTAGCCCTGGCCCAAAGGGAGTGTTCAAAATATGCCCTGAATGAATGCGTGCCCCGGACTTCCTGTGTGACCTGGAGATACTCACTTCTCTCTCCGGACCTTAGTTTTCTCACCCGAGAGGCAGTCCGTGGGGATTTCACGCCAGAGTGAGCGGGTCGGAGTGGATTTAGGTTTCCCGCCTCCCCATGCGGCCCCGAGACCCGAATCCCCCACTTCAGGAGACGAACtaaggttggtgggggggggggggggaatcttcCCTTCTGGCGACCTGAAGCAATGCGCTGCGGCCCCGCCCGGGCCTGGACCGCGGTCTGAAGGATGCTGCAGCCCCGGGGGCGGGACCCGCAGGCGATCGCCGGCGCCTCCCGTGCGGATTGGGTGCAGCGGTGACCGGCGCCGCGCTATTGGTCGGTCCAGAAGCAGGGGCGGGGACCCGCTCCCGCAGCGCGGCGGCGGGGACACGGCCAGAGCCCGGGAAGCTGCTGCGGGGGTGATGGCCGCGCCGAGCCCGGGGCCCCGCGAGGTAGGTGCGGACCCAAaagaggacaggagaggaaagGGTTGGGGGTCAGGGTCCAGGCCTCCCCTCCCAGGGTAGCGCGGACACAGACCCCCCAATCCAAGCCCCGGAGGGGTCCTGCCCTGGGCGGGGACCAGGACACGCCCCACAGGGGGCCGCAGGTATGCAGGGGAAGTCTGGCGGTTATCCCCAGAGAacttcctcagttttctcatcgcGAAAATGGAGGTGATTATAAAAGCTCCTCCTTCATAGGGCTGTCAGGAAGTCAGACTCTCAGCCAGTGCTGGGCACATGGTGGGTGCCCACTACTAATGGGTCAGCTGCTGCGAGCTCAGCTTCATGCTGACCCTCCGCTCGGCCTGGAGGAACTTCAGTCGAATAGATGCCCCCGTCCCTGGCGTCACAGCTCCCACTATCAAGGGTTCCTGGGCATGGAGCTCAAACTGCCACGAAGGAGTTATTAtagttctcattttacagaggagaaaacgaGATGCAGAAAGGTTAGGTGACTtacctaagatcacacagctggtgagagACAGGTTTGTCTGCGGAAAGCATTCTCTACCTACTGATAATAATAACCATCGTTCTATTCTGGGTGCTgactgcatgccaggcactgggcggCCCATCACAACACCCAGTGAGGTGGGTACCAGCATTCTCCCTATTTTGCAAGCGAGGAAACGGAGGCAGAGAGTGATAACAGGAGGGCTCACGAGTACTAGAGGTGGGACGCAAACCCAGGTCTTTCCCCTCTGGAATGCTTCTGTGTGCTCACTGCTTCTTGTGTTTCCTGCCGCCAGGTCCTGGCCCCCTCCCCAGAGGCTGGATGCAGACCAGCCACCTCGACCTCTGGCCGCCGTGGCCTCCTCTGGCGTCTACGAGACAAGCAGGCTCGCCTTGGCCTGTTTGAGATCGGCCCGGGGCATGAGCTGCACCAGCTGACATGTATGATGCAGGCAGGGCTGTGGGCTGCCACTCAGGTCTCCATGGACCACCCACCCACAGTGAGTGGCTGATCTGTGCCATGCACCTCAACAGTACCAAGGGCAAGACTGCGCCGATGGCCTGTCTTGTTAATACTGCAGGACTGGGGATGAGAGGGCTATGAGAGGAGGAAGTCGGGGGcttgggggtgcagggagggacatgctggggtgggggctgaggccaGGAAGCCACACAGCCCAGTGCGTGTTGGGGAGGCGAAGGCCCCCTTAAACCCAGGTGGTTGGTGTGTGATCTAGTTGG
Proteins encoded in this region:
- the DPM2 gene encoding dolichol phosphate-mannose biosynthesis regulatory protein, coding for MATGTDQVVGLGLVAISLIIFTYYTAWVILLPFIDSQHVVHKYFLPRAYAVAIPLAAGLLLLLFVGVFITYVMLKNQKVTKKAQ